The genomic DNA CCAAATAAAACCACAGCGTGCTGCCAgttaggggatctagtttcaggagTTTCTTTAACGCCTGCTAACTAAGTTTATATGTATTGTACAGCGAAATCAGTTGCTCACTCAATTGGTCTACCACTTCAAATAGCACTTCAACTGGGAACATATCAAATACACTTCTGTTTCCAAATAAAAAGTGTAAATGATATTGTAACAGATTGTGATCTTCATGTTTAGTTTTTGAGCAGGAAAAAACATTTCGTTTTGTGGAGCCATCATTCCAAGTCCCATCTCCTTGACCTGGTTGTCCGAGGCTACAATCAAAGTtgtaaataataaaaatacacTTTTTTTCAATTTATGTTTATGTCCTACATTAGAGTACTATAAAACAGTATATAATGTAGAAAAAAACGAAGAATGTAAAAACTATACAAAACTGGAATAAAACAGATTTTATTGAACTACTTTTGCATATTTACAAAGCCCTGTAGAAAAATGACTGGCACTGAAACCCTTGACCGTTTACACGTTTGGTtatggccttattctaaaaattgattacattgttttttccccctcatcaaatctacacacaataccccataatgccaaagcaaaaataggtttttagaaaatggtccaaatgtataaaaaaaatatatatatatcacattcagaacctttactcagtactttgttgaagcacatttgccagcgattacagccttgagttttcttgggtatgacagtacaagcttggcacacctgtatttggggagtttctcccattctcctctgcagatcctatcaagccctttcaggttggatggggagtgtcgctgcacagctattttcaggtctctccagagatgttcgatcagtgCTGCAGAcaaggttgtccttctggaaaattctcccatctccacagattaactctggagctctgtcagagtgaccattgggttcctggtcacctccctgaccaaggcccttctcccctgattgctcagtttggccaggctgcCAGCTCTAAGACTCGAGGTGGTTTCAaactgcttccatttaagaatgatggaggccactctgttcttggggaccttcaatacttccccagatctgtgccttgacacaatcctgtctcagagctctatggacaattccttcgacctcaggactttgtttttactctgacatgcactgtcaactgtgggaccttatatagacagttgtgtgcctttccacatcatgtccaagcaattgaatataccacaggtggactccaatggaaacaggatgcaccggagctcaatttagagtcttcTAGCAAAGGggctaaatacttatgtaaataaggtatttctgttttttttttttctgtacattttcaaacatttctaaaaacctgttttcactttgtcattacagggtattgtgtgttgattgatgaccaCATTtgttaatttaatccatttttgaatacggctgtaacgttaacaaaatgggggaaaagtcaaggggtctgaatactttccgaacgcgCTGTATACTGAAGACCCCACCCCATAAGACTGAATTCGATTTTTCTCTTTAAGAGTTGAATAACAGTATATTTCCCAAGTTTCAAATAAAGACATTTAGTTTATGAAATTGCTCCTAAAATGAACACCCCTGTCCACTCCTCTGATGGAGacaaaaaaaatgcagaactgcTGGTGTCAAATATATGATCAACTAGTGTGGGTACTCCTGgggcggtgaccgtattaccacaACACCGGctttctccaagctctgatgctgctgacgGTCATTAGTAGTCTACCAAGATTGCTAACTGCTTGCTACTCAGCACTCAATTGTCTCTCTAATCACtctgtcatcaatgcaaatgtatcaaaaatgtaatcaaacacttcatgagagcccatgagctactgttgcgcaacatttctataggctatgaaATTACACGAGAAAacagaggaggatcccatcagctttctataggctaggcctactatatttatttctcattATCATTTAttttgcttctctttacaacagtatagcctacctggctggcatgaaaatgaaccacaggaaaagcgtcctccattcactatttaagtccatagatgacatgtattgtTGTCCCGTTGACCCTGTTTccatacaggtgcatgataatgatccattctaaatcaaaacacatttcacagatatattatttagtatatgtaaagacaagattaaatcaagaatagtctgatgggtgacaatattagcttaTCACTAATATTGATAGGCTGATATTGCAAGAAACAATCCCTTTTTTTGTGAATTGTTCTAATCATAgtcacacacctcatgtagcctagcccataggtctatatgttttaataaggttagtatcacacctcatgtagcctagtccataggtctatatgttttaataaggttagtatcacacctcatgtagcctagtccataggtctatatgttttaataaggttagtatcacacctcatgtagcctagtccataggccgatatgttttaataaggttagtatcacacctcatgtagcctagcccataggtctatatgttttgataaggttagtatcacacctcatgtagcctagtccataggtctatatgttttgataaggttagtatcacacctcatttagcctagtccataggcctatatgttttaataaggttagtatcacacctcatgtagcctagcccataggcctataaggttagtatcacacctcatgtagcctagtccataggcctatatgttttgataaggttagtatcacacctcatgtagcctagtccataggtctatatgttttaataaggttagtatcacacctcatgtagcctagcccataggtctatatgttttaataaggttagtatcacacctcatgtagcctagcccataggtctatatgttttaataagttAGTTAGTAtcacataggcctatatgttttaataatgttagtatcacacctcatgtagcctagcccataggcctatatgttttaataatgttagtatcacacctcatgtagcctagcccataggcctatatgttttaataatgttagtatcacacctcatgtagcctagcccataggtctatatgttttaataaggttagtatcacacctcatgtagcctagtccataggtctatatgttttgataaggttagtatcacacctcatgtagcctagtccataggcctatatgttttaataaggttagtatcacacctcatgtagcctagcccataggtctatatgttttaataaggttagtatcacacctcatgtagcctagcccataagcctatatgttttaataaggtttgtatcacacctcatgtagcctagcccataggtctatatgttttgataaggttagtatcacatcTAAAGTGGCCAAATATTTTCTTAAAATGAAGTACCTTTATCTGCTTTACAAGGGgggtagagcctaactggcatacatacttAAGCAGCGCGTGAGTCTCAAGTTCGGGGAAGAACATTTTCagcataaaaatgcacctttataataaaagcattacatgcaaaTAGCATTTGAaagtcacttttgataatggctactaccatgtgtgcattgctgcgcttataatgtgatgAAATAGCCTAATATATTATCACATTTTAAGATAAACGTTCCGATCTGTTGCTTCAGTCTCATCGCGTAAAAAAGCTTTTTTAATGCTAGTGGTTTTaataatttgggatctatcacatcccacaactgtcccagactatgtttggaatattcaTTTCTCGCAAAGAAAAGAATAAGTCAACTTTTGTACTCTGGggaatagtagattgacataggctagtgcttttgctgttcattaggcctactcatcttgttggctgacaaaaagtaaatgtggactcTTCTTGCAATATGTTCAATATGTAtgtcggaattggataaggagtTGTGTTCCCGAAGTGTCGCTCTTCACTTGTAGCTTGTGAGAACGACCTGAGCCATGTGAGTGAGGGGTGCTTCGAAGCATGTAGCCATCGGGGAGAAAGGAACATCGGGTACTGGCCGCCAAACGCACAACTTGTTTTAGGGTGCaccggccacacaaaggggatgccccTGGGAAATTCGAGGCATTGTCAAgcgcttgtcaaattgtgaatgagagactgatgaagtgtgtaggCAACAGCCAgcgcaaaaaaaacaaacaaagcagagcacatgcctttcaagcaacttttCTCAAATGATCATTAGTCtaatcatgcagccttacaatgtattaaaaatcaaaacatatagcccaacgtttgttgaacaactaaagttacattattaattttaaattaagcatataggagtatcTATTTGTTTGTTAACCGCTCAAAACAGAATAGTACATGTGCAAacccctcaaatcgtttggagaaaacatcctttatattttattcagctttgttcaattgtattcttcatattataaaataatataaaataatgccacggaattctaaccAAATTTTGTCCGCTAAATTAACTATTGTAGCCAACAGCCacatggcatagccagatcaggacctaacatgaggacaactcagagtatgcaattcagttcttctgaaatacactacattttcttcacatcatgtttctttagacctgtctaaaataataatggatttattgtgaaggtgttggctttattacatggatttaatagactttttaaaatgtagatgttccacaggtctgcatcagtggcttgtaggctgtgtgtggaagccaggagatgataaatgtgtttatgttaattgaCGGTCACCGTGAgaccaaaggtctgcatcagtggcttgtaggctgtgtgtggaagccaggagatgataaatgtgtttatgttcatTAACGGTCACCGTGAgaccaaaggtctgcatcagtggcttgtaggatatgtgtggaagccaggagatgctaaatgtgtttatgttcatTAACAGTCACTTActgtgagaccgacagttatttgcttgacaatcaccggctgacgagATGtcgtgaccgccacagccctagtgaGCATACACAGCCCTAGTGAGCATACACAGCCCTAGTGAGCATACACAGCCCTAGTGAGCATACACAGCCCTAGTGAGCATACACAGCCCTAGTGAGCATACACAGCCCTAGTGAGCATACACAACCCTAGGTACTCCCAATATATCTGATCTCTTACACAAGAGTTGTCAAACCTTTTCTATTAGTAAAACAAATTGGTGTGAAaactacatttttaaaaaacaagtaAAAGTGTTTTGACACACAATTTCAGCACCTTGTATCCTTAAAAAGTAATTTCTTTTTTcataattttcaataaattaaaaTGAAGTAACAAACCAACGTTCTCTCACTTAAAAGAGCATGGTCATCACTACAGGCTCACGGAATTGTCCCAGTTAGAAACACACTACATCTGGTGTTGAAGTCGCAGATTTTTTGTTcaagcccagcactaacacacctaaTTCAAGTAATCAAGGGTTGATGATTATTAGAGGAGTTGAAGCAGGTGTGTTAGTGAACTAGTAACCTGGTACGGGATGTTTTAAAGGGAACATCTGGCCTAGTCTAAAATAAACACCTTTAGAACACTAACAAATACAGGACAGCGATGCAAAACAACATACAACCATTTGATTAAATAACGCCTTGCCTTCACACAACTTAGAATGTTCACAAAACCCTCTGTGTTCTAAAACAATGACATCAACATGCCTCAGTGTTCTATCAGCCACAAGTCCACAGAGATTCCAAAGCAGATGACATCATTGACATCCATGGGCTTGGTTACCGTACACTGTTCATTTGGGATTCGATGTTTTAGATAGCTAGTACAACTCAGGATGATGGTCTGTATCAAGGCAGTGTCTTTGAAGGCAGTAAAGTGTCGTTATGCGTGTCCAGGTAATGTAAAGTTGTTGTTCTGTTCACTACAagggaggaacaggaacaggagggAGCCCCAGTCCTTCAGACTGCTTTAGATGGTGTTGGTGGAGCTCAGCTTTACAGATGGTTGCCATGGCACAGCGCAGAGAGCTGACAGCAGGTGGCTCCTCATCACCTGAAGACACACAAGATGAAGAGATATTCAGCAACTTCTGGAGGCACAACAAACATAATTCAACACAACTGACGTCACTTTAGCAACAGGCCATGGGCCAGATGTAAAATACAGTACAATTTATTAGTAGCACAGCTGTTTCAACtaatcaagggcttgatgattggtTGAACATGTTGATTTCAGGTGTGCTAGAACAAAGAAAGGGGTGGGAATTAGTGCCTTTGTCCATTTCCACCCCTGAATTCTTCCAGTCGGTATTAGACAGAATGTCACGGTCTCCACCCGACTGTGGGGAAAACAACCTGTGGTTACCTAGGTTACTCCATTGGCTCACAGCAAAAACCTTTTTCAAACACACTTTTTTTGTTGTCTTCTTGTTTCAGTCAATAACAAAACTATATTTAAGAAAAGTCTAACATGTCAAAAGATGACTTTTCAACATTGCCTGCTCCCGAGTGTTCTCACTACTTATGAAAACATCATATTGCCCCTTTTCATCATGGTGATGGCAGCCACTTGAGTGAGTGAGGCTCCATTTCCCTACTTGGGAGCGTTGTGGACCGCAGGTCAGGATTTTTGGCCTGGTTACATGTACATTGAACAACAAAGCAGCTTTTCAGCACGTCTTGTTTTTTCTTTAATACATATATAAAAAAACTGACAAAGAAGTTGGATCTTTTACAATGGGGGTCAATGGGAAAGAATGTTTGTTTTCCCCAATTTGTGGGCGAGAGGAATTGATTCTTATGAATATGGACACGGTGTATAAAACAACTCTGTGAAACGACCAGGAGTCCCTCAGGAGTGGTTTGAGAAACTCTGTTATGATGTCAGTCTGACTGACTCATCAGACTGAATCATCTCCGATTCAAATTAGATGACTCATTGTCAATCTGACCAATGGTTCACTATCAGTCCTGCTGTATTTGAATGTGAAAATGTCATACATCATTTTAGGCATTTTTAGGAAGTGTTAAATCCGACTCCTTCACAATCTGATTCATGATTCATGACCACATACGGAAGATATTTTTCATGACTATTTGTACGTGAAAATGTCATACAACATCCTTTTAGGCATTTTTTGTCATTGGTCTCTTACCCAGTCCGGAAGAAGATGATTCGCTTTCGGCCAGAGAGGAGGAGTCAGCCTGGTCAGGTGACAGGCCCTCCATGAGGGGGATGGACAGCTCAGAGGAAGGCACTGACGAATCATAGATCCCAGAGTCCCTGGGCATCTCTGGAGGACTGGCCGAGCCGTCCCCAGCCAGAGGAGGGACCACAGGCCTCAGAGACCCCAGACCCAGATCAGATGAGGCCCCCGACAGCCCCCCGATCTCCCCCTGAGAGAGGCTGGAGCCCGGCCCAGGCCCCACAGGTCTGTCCAGGGAGCAGTGGGTCAGACTGAGGTTGGGTGGGAGAGACGTGAGCAGCACATTGCTCTTCAGAGTACCCTCACTTTCTGATGGCAACTTAAACAGAACCTCATTGAGCACCAGCCCAGAGTCAAACTTCTCCATGTGAGGTGATGATGACGAAGACGTTCCGGCGGCATCACGCTGCTTCGGAGGCGGGGCTGGGGGGGCAGGCATCAGCTGCCTCTCGAACCAATCAGGCTCCAAAGAAATGTGCTGGTGCATGTTACAGATGGCTACGTATAGAGACCGCCCCGACTTGCTCCGGAAGTAGTTCCTCTTGCTGATGTTGAGAGGCTGCGGTTCGCGCTCCGGTAAACTGAGCTGTCGAGAGTGGAGGAGGCTGAACATCTGAGGGAGCTGATCCATGAGCTTAAACTTGGGAGCCAGGCTCAGCATGGTGGGGACATCGCTCTCGTGGGAGTAGTCGAAGTAGATGGCCATGAAACGAGACAGGTCCTGGTCTTTCTGGCACCCCTCGCGAAGCTTCTCTGCGATCATTGCCACGGAAACGATGAAGAGCTCTGCTCCACTcgctgctgccgctgctgctcCACCACCTGCTCCAAAACAAACCCAATGGACATAAGTCAGTGACTTTGTGGTATCCTTACATTTTGGTAATTTTGCAGAAGTTCTTATCCGGAGCATTGTTGGGGGTAATGCAATACATATAACCCATTAGAGTATTCAGATTACTTTTTTTTTGGTAATGAGTAACCTAATACATTAGTTTGTCAATTTAAGAAATAAGTTACTTAGTTACTTTTACAATATTATTTCCCTTTTTCTTTGTTGACGAAAATTAAAAATTAAACTCCCTCCCTCCTAGGCTACATTCGTCGCACGCTTCCCGTTACAGCGTGAACATTGTGGTGGGTAGCTGGCATGGTAGCTGGTAGATAGCTAGCGAGATGGCAGAGACAATAGCCTTTATTGTGGAAGTGTTCACATTACTTTCAATCGGTAGAAGAAAAGTTGAGATGTTACTTGACTGACGATACAAACACAGGATCATCGGGTTCAGGTGAGTGACCAAATTACTGTCTGTTAATAATAACACCTTAGTTAGATGATCAGGTTATACACAGTTGATAAGAACGGACATTTCTCCTAATAATTTAAAATCCTGACATAGGTGTGTATGGGGGGGGGGCGTGTGAATCACTCAAATTGTGGTAAAGGTGAGAGCGGACCATGATAAATATAAAAGAAAAGGGCACTACAATTACACAACGTGATCCTATAGTTTTAGATCTCTCTGGCCAGTTCGTATCTGTGTGTAAAACAGATTGGTGGCCAGTTGTATTTGAGCTCTCTTTTTACTGGACCAGGTGGTTATATATTTATTTACTCATGTGTATATAATTCAACAAAATCATTTTTATATATTAAGTATTGTAAAGGATATATTGCATCTGTCATTATTACTTGAGTTGGTATAGCCCAGAGTTAGAATAGGCTACTTGGTGGTTAACTATTATGCAGCCCATTTAAAGGTGGTGTGCGCCCTCTACTGGGCATAAAAATTAATGACCAACATGCGCAAGGTATCTTCAGAAGGTTTTTTGTGTTTGGTCATGCAAAAGTAATGCAGCCCATTTAAAAGGTGGTGTGCGCCCTCTACTGGGCATAAAAATTAATGACCAACACACACAAGGTATGTTCAGAGGGTTTTTTGTGTTTGGTAATGCAAAAGTAATGTAACAAGTTACTTTCCATAAAAGTAACATTCCCCAACACtgatccagagcaatttacattCAGGGCATTTAACTAAGGTAGGTAAAACAGGTAGAGCCAGGTAGCCGAGCAGTTAAGAACGGTTAAGAGCGAATCCCTGAGCCTGCAAGGTGAACACTTTTGAGAAAggtagttaacccccaacaacaaatGCTCCCTGGGCGCCGATGACGTGGCACAAGGCATCCTCCagtacctctctgattcagaggggttgggttaaatgcagaagacacatttcggttgaatgcattcagttgagcAACCGACTAGGTATGCCCTTTCACAAAAGAACAACCACAACTTGCAATGAAATGTATGAACCAGCTGTATATTATTTTTTGTTCAACTGTCAAATAAatgaaatcaatcaatcaaacaccTCCAGGGCAAGTTCTGGCTGGTGATTTCCCTCTGCGGTTTTTCTTCTCTACGTAGTACTTAAGGCCCTTGGAGCAGACAGTCATGATGTAGTGAGCCTCATCTATCTGCCGGCTCAGCCAGGACATCTGGCCCTCCTTACAGATCTGCAGGTGCTCCCATAGGTCCAGAGTCACCTAAGACACAATACAGAGGATCAAAGAGGTACGAGGTGTTAAAACAGGTGTTATAACATCACCTCTAGGAATAATTCAACCACAGACAGCAATAGTCAGGCAACGATTGCATAttcatattattatcatcattatggATTATTACTACAGAATACTAAACTATTCTTGAGTATGTACTGAGGTATTCCTCTTCTACTAGTTGTAATTCGCCTACTAGCCAGCAGGTGGCACACAACCCACATTCCAAACTTTCAAGCTTCTGCCATGTAGTCTGTTCACATTCAATTCCCTGGCCTGAGCCATCCCTCAGTTAACCCTTAATAGAGCTAAACTAAGGAGCTATAATCTAGATAAGGGGGTTTGTGCTCCAATGAGCATTATTTCTGAAGCTTAGTGCCTACCTCACAGCCACAGAAGTCCTGGAGGAAGAAGGCAAAGCTCTGTATGACAGCGAGGTGTTTGGGGCAGTCCTTAGTGGAGTAGCAGACAAACACCTTGGTCCGGGGCCATGGCCTGTCTGCATTCAGAGCTGTGGTGTGAGACGATGACTCAGAGCTGTCCTCGTCCAGATGGGAGTAGATGTTctctggatggatggatagatggatagatggatagatggatggatggatggatggatggatggatggatggatggcatATTAATAAAATGTTAATTCCATATAAAAAGGGTGAAAGGAAATGCATTGACACAGCAGCACTGGCCTAATCTACTAA from Oncorhynchus keta strain PuntledgeMale-10-30-2019 chromosome 10, Oket_V2, whole genome shotgun sequence includes the following:
- the il17rd gene encoding interleukin-17 receptor D isoform X1, with translation MAARPRLFYLLTTLFLFFNYYSALPATGTKKGNSDKCNYKGLQVQSSSDENGRKLGVTFRTDNCSVNWSPLGKHAIYEVNNVTFSHLSCDSQAAVVVHWMSSPLGIEHVKGFRVYLEDKDPEGKLCQHMILKDPRQLNFSYSNVKMNSQYFPGLAFETDYMVRIVPFPTFMNDSFFPPSFLRTNSCEVLLGPDNLVCKPFWKPKTLNISQRGTNLHVVFDHAPSTFGFTIYYLYYKLRQEGPFRLKRCKPELNLPKTTCVLQDVIPGTYAIELRDDTNTTRRQAQYHVSQAHSPWAGPIRAMAITVPLVIISAFATLFTVMCRKKQQENIYSHLDEDSSESSSHTTALNADRPWPRTKVFVCYSTKDCPKHLAVIQSFAFFLQDFCGCEVTLDLWEHLQICKEGQMSWLSRQIDEAHYIMTVCSKGLKYYVEKKNRRGKSPARTCPGAGGGAAAAAASGAELFIVSVAMIAEKLREGCQKDQDLSRFMAIYFDYSHESDVPTMLSLAPKFKLMDQLPQMFSLLHSRQLSLPEREPQPLNISKRNYFRSKSGRSLYVAICNMHQHISLEPDWFERQLMPAPPAPPPKQRDAAGTSSSSSPHMEKFDSGLVLNEVLFKLPSESEGTLKSNVLLTSLPPNLSLTHCSLDRPVGPGPGSSLSQGEIGGLSGASSDLGLGSLRPVVPPLAGDGSASPPEMPRDSGIYDSSVPSSELSIPLMEGLSPDQADSSSLAESESSSSGLGDEEPPAVSSLRCAMATICKAELHQHHLKQSEGLGLPPVPVPPL
- the il17rd gene encoding interleukin-17 receptor D isoform X2 gives rise to the protein MAARPRLFYLLTTLFLFFNYYSALPATGTKKGNSDKCNYKGLQVQSSSDENGRKLGVTFRTDNCSVNWSPLGKHAIYEVNNVTFSHLSCDSQAAVVVHWMSSPLGIEHVKGFRVYLEDKDPEGKLCQHMILKDPRQLNFSYSNVKMNSQYFPGLAFETDYMVRIVPFPTFMNDSFFPPSFLRTNSCEVLLGPDNLVCKPFWKPKTLNISQRGTNLHVVFDHAPSTFGFTIYYLYYKLRQEGPFRLKRCKPELNLPKTTCVLQDVIPGTYAIELRDDTNTTRRQAQYHVSQAHSPWAGPIRAMAITVPLVIISAFATLFTVMCRKKQQENIYSHLDEDSSESSSHTTALNADRPWPRTKVFVCYSTKDCPKHLAVIQSFAFFLQDFCGCEVTLDLWEHLQICKEGQMSWLSRQIDEAHYIMTVCSKGLKYYVEKKNRRGKSPARTCPGGGGAAAAAASGAELFIVSVAMIAEKLREGCQKDQDLSRFMAIYFDYSHESDVPTMLSLAPKFKLMDQLPQMFSLLHSRQLSLPEREPQPLNISKRNYFRSKSGRSLYVAICNMHQHISLEPDWFERQLMPAPPAPPPKQRDAAGTSSSSSPHMEKFDSGLVLNEVLFKLPSESEGTLKSNVLLTSLPPNLSLTHCSLDRPVGPGPGSSLSQGEIGGLSGASSDLGLGSLRPVVPPLAGDGSASPPEMPRDSGIYDSSVPSSELSIPLMEGLSPDQADSSSLAESESSSSGLGDEEPPAVSSLRCAMATICKAELHQHHLKQSEGLGLPPVPVPPL